tatataagtaaTAGCAAGTAAGGGCATATGCATTTCTTCCCCAATAAAATTTTAGAGGGAGCAAGTGAAGGTCCTGTTTGAAGAGGCCGTCAACGTTTAGGAAACAAGGGATCAGTGGTATAAAGTTATAGAGGAACTGGTATTAGTTTTGTTGCATAAGGATAGCTATTCGAATAGAGTGGATCAAGATTTTTGGGTACTGACTGAAATcagaagaataaaagatgGACCTTTTTGATTCGGGCACAGTGCCTAAATGGCTACTATACTCTATGAGTTCATCATTTCTATGTATATTTGGTGCATTTATGGTTCCGATAGTGTATTCATTGTTCAGGTCTAGCGAGGAAGTGAATACCAAACTATTAAATTATGGTCTTTCTTTGAGTGCAGGGTCAATGCTATGTACTAGTTTGCTAAAGATGCTAGGGTCTACGGATAGAGATAATGATACTATTGTATTTCTAGGGTTTTTAACTGGGTGCTTCATCagttttttcttgaacCATATAGTGCATTCTTACACGAGCCAAAGTTTGATCCATTGTGCACATTCGGACAATGATGATGGCGAGCTGGTAATGAACTCGTATGATAGCGCACAGTTTTATGATACCACTAGCCATTCTCATAGAGCTAGCCACAGCCACAGTATTAAATTACCGCATTCCTATGATCATGCGCATTTACACGGCCATACTCCAGCTCGCGGCCGCTATAACAGTTTGGAAGGACCAAATGCGGACccacaacaacagcaacagcagcagcagcagcatcaaAGTCATTTTCATCCACAACCGCAACATCATCATGCATCATTTTCCCATACAAACGCACTTCACACTCATGATAATTTGGAGAACATCAATGAAACTTTGCCATTACTTGCTAATAACAGCACGAATAGCCCAAATTCGCCTATAGATCAAGACCAAGAGCAAGAATCGCAATCTTTCCTAACCGCATTAAGGCCTAAGAAATGTGACTCGACTAACACCGAATATGACGAACTTAGCTGCATTCCAATTGTGAAATCTGTTAGCAGAAGCTCGTTACCGATTTCCAAGTGTGGCGGGGAGATAAAACAACCAGCGCTCTGTATCGAACCGAATATTGGATACGATTTGGAAAACCTAAATATTTACAGAGAGCAATTTAAAATGAGAGGTGATACATCAATGGATGCTGCCTCTGGTAGACTGACATTAATGCATGATGACGACCACAAACATGTTATGGAAACCCCATTTTCGAAGTTAATCTCTATCGGAATTCAAACATGTCTCGTAATATGTTTGCACAAGTTCCCTGAAGGGtttatcattttttataCCAACAATCCAAATGATGTAGATGAAACTAGACCTGACCTAGGGTTTAGCATTTTCTTGAGTTTGGCTGTGCACAATTTCATTGAAGGATTTGCAATGACATTACCTCTATTTACTGCATTCGAGACAAAATGGCATGCATTGCTAATCACTATAGTTCTTGGAGGAGGTTCCCAGCCTCTAGGAGCTTTGCTAGGGCTAGAATGGTATAGACATAGCAACCACAATAATAACCCAGAGTCGACAACAGCAAAAATGGATTTCTTGCTTAGTGTGACTTCAGGATTTTTATTTGTCATATCACTCCAGATGTTCCAAACGGCAGTTGCCTTTAGTGATACCCACCATCATCACGAAGGAGAGGACGACTCTACAATTAGAGCTCATCACAGCTCGGGTACGACCTGCCTAAAGTATTGCTGTTTAGGCGTTCTGTTAATATTGGCAAGTTCAGCATTAAAatctctttgaaatatGCTCTCGGAGAGCTTTGCCCAATACACCATTACCGATTGATTCATTAGAATGAATTATACATGGATCGTTTTTGTATATTTACGTATTTAAAACATTACTTTTAAAGTTTATTTGATTAcaagagttgaagaagtatATCTAACACATGTATCTTTTTATCACTCTCTACAATCATTCGTCTACCAATGGCGCCCTAAAGTTTTTGATTCCCCAGCTTTTGTACAATAGTGTAATCATCACCAAGAATAACAGATAGACGACAATTGAATAGTTCATAGTCCTGAAATTTATAGGAACCTTCTGCGGCAAGCAAATAATGAATATTGTGAAAAGCAGCCATATTACTGTAATCCCATTTACAATATAGCCTAACCTATATTTGATTCTGAAGGCAGAACCCTTAACTTTTTTCCTCCTGTGATATAAAGATAAGGCTATTGGCAATAGTGATGCGGAGCATAAGCATATTACTGCACAACCAACAAATGCATTGAATGCGCTTGTGGAGACTAGAGCCAACAGCGCCAATATGTAGGACACCCCCATAGAAAGCATAACAGAATATTTTGGTACTTTAGATTCTGAACTTGGGTCAACGTAAGTCCACAATTGGTGGTATGGAATACCATGATCACGACTCAAGCTGTATACAGCTCTCGACGATGTAGTGACTGAACCTATTCCAGAAAATAATAGATTGGCCAAGAttagaagaacaagaaacgTTGAAATGAACATAGATTTCGTAGATTTTGTAAAGATGAGCACGATGGGCATGACACCTTCATGGTTCATGACTTCTGAGATGTCCGGCAAGATCATCATCATGGGaattaaaaagaataaaccGGATACTAATGATATTAGAACTGATCTGGTCATACTATATGGAATGTTTTTCTCAGGTTTCTCGGTTTCATCGGATAGGGCAGAGAGCATGGCGAAGCCTTGGAACGTGAAGTTAGATTGCTGAAACCCGCCAattaaaaatgacaaaacCACAGATGTATAACCAGATAAACTGTTGTCAAATTTTGTGAAAACCTCTTTAAATGACCTGTGGTTTGGTTGgaataataaaagtaaGGTACTGGTGAATAAAATCGCGTAGAGAATCCAGTACACGCACACTTTATTGATCACCTCGATATACCTAGCGAACTTCAAGTTTATTACACCAACAACTGTAACCACAATGTAGAACATAGCAACTGTCGAAAACATTAACCAATCGGAGTCTATGAGTGATTCGTTCGACATGGTTACGAGTGAAATAATTAGTTGTGCACCCGCAAATGTAATACTGGTACTCATTGTCCAACTTCCAAATAGCATTAGCCATCCACAGTACCAAGACATAGGTAGCCGGAGCTCATCAGATGCAAGCATGGCTGCCGCACCGTGAAGCTCTATTGGGTACTTTGAAACGATTTCACCCAACGAGAGAGAACAAATCCACGTCATTATTCCACATATCACATAACCGAATATTATTGCTGGAGATCCACCATTTAGTAGCCCTATTCCCATTGTAGTACTCATACCTAATACAGGACTCATTAACCCAAAACCTAGCCCAATGACAGAAGTCCGAGAGAGCAGATTCTTGTCCAACTCTTGGGTGTAATTAAATTCTTTAACCTCATCTGGAGCATCTTGGTCCTCCTCATTCAAAAGTGCCAACAATCGTTCTGGAATATGTATATTCTCATTTATATTGGATAGACGGATGTATTCTGTCATCCTTAGCCCGAAAAAACCAGACCTGTTGGTTCTTATGTCTCTATTCCCTTTTCCATTTCTGTTGTAATTGACAGcatatattcttttcataaCATAAAACCTTTAAAC
The Kluyveromyces marxianus DMKU3-1042 DNA, complete genome, chromosome 1 DNA segment above includes these coding regions:
- the ZRT3 gene encoding Zn(2+) transporter ZRT3, translated to MDLFDSGTVPKWLLYSMSSSFLCIFGAFMVPIVYSLFRSSEEVNTKLLNYGLSLSAGSMLCTSLLKMLGSTDRDNDTIVFLGFLTGCFISFFLNHIVHSYTSQSLIHCAHSDNDDGELVMNSYDSAQFYDTTSHSHRASHSHSIKLPHSYDHAHLHGHTPARGRYNSLEGPNADPQQQQQQQQQHQSHFHPQPQHHHASFSHTNALHTHDNLENINETLPLLANNSTNSPNSPIDQDQEQESQSFLTALRPKKCDSTNTEYDELSCIPIVKSVSRSSLPISKCGGEIKQPALCIEPNIGYDLENLNIYREQFKMRGDTSMDAASGRLTLMHDDDHKHVMETPFSKLISIGIQTCLVICLHKFPEGFIIFYTNNPNDVDETRPDLGFSIFLSLAVHNFIEGFAMTLPLFTAFETKWHALLITIVLGGGSQPLGALLGLEWYRHSNHNNNPESTTAKMDFLLSVTSGFLFVISLQMFQTAVAFSDTHHHHEGEDDSTIRAHHSSGTTCLKYCCLGVLLILASSALKSL
- the TPO5 gene encoding Tpo5p, with protein sequence MKRIYAVNYNRNGKGNRDIRTNRSGFFGLRMTEYIRLSNINENIHIPERLLALLNEEDQDAPDEVKEFNYTQELDKNLLSRTSVIGLGFGLMSPVLGMSTTMGIGLLNGGSPAIIFGYVICGIMTWICSLSLGEIVSKYPIELHGAAAMLASDELRLPMSWYCGWLMLFGSWTMSTSITFAGAQLIISLVTMSNESLIDSDWLMFSTVAMFYIVVTVVGVINLKFARYIEVINKVCVYWILYAILFTSTLLLLFQPNHRSFKEVFTKFDNSLSGYTSVVLSFLIGGFQQSNFTFQGFAMLSALSDETEKPEKNIPYSMTRSVLISLVSGLFFLIPMMMILPDISEVMNHEGVMPIVLIFTKSTKSMFISTFLVLLILANLLFSGIGSVTTSSRAVYSLSRDHGIPYHQLWTYVDPSSESKVPKYSVMLSMGVSYILALLALVSTSAFNAFVGCAVICLCSASLLPIALSLYHRRKKVKGSAFRIKYRLGYIVNGITVIWLLFTIFIICLPQKVPINFRTMNYSIVVYLLFLVMITLLYKSWGIKNFRAPLVDE